The Magnolia sinica isolate HGM2019 chromosome 10, MsV1, whole genome shotgun sequence genome includes a window with the following:
- the LOC131216995 gene encoding protein POLAR LOCALIZATION DURING ASYMMETRIC DIVISION AND REDISTRIBUTION-like isoform X2 translates to MPPSLRERRGSCFFGESITAGFAKKKEMRIVDFLKEGDGDEMIKKKIGSSSSLPSSPRSILSRWIASLTPRCGLSSAILKDKREELLWTDGDGSKVVVGSLTRVAPDNEGLQLELGGDGCGQLDSGKGECAGLKGSRCGKNVESGNQSHLGLIDGEEDDLSVNLEEGCLSKESVSNELKESGSRQDLTGNTSACSTSKQTAVSSGRCIEDASFSLGVGAGLVFLIAKSRNEFNKMIELQTQIETLLNDIKDEMRKKDMNYHPSETNTILVYSAPDSHGVERMDEHLSIQNHGSSIHLRGGHSAVECVQSPNFSSTTESEKYVGMDQLEAELEAELERLQLNLDGEDLSGLGQHQYIEMIVENAAPARIFTQRFEEDDEPQEFHGNNVCYGVSPNELEKRLHEVLETRQQERIEELESALEYAERKLREKEMEIRWWKDNVHFLLQEKTGSSRMPFG, encoded by the exons ATGCCCCCTtctttgagagagagaagaggctCTTGCTTCTTTGGAGAATCTATAACTGCTGGATTTGCAAAGAAGAAGGAGATGAGAATTGTTGATTTTCTAAAAGAAGGTGATGGTGATGAAATGATTAAGAAGAAGATTGGTTCTTCATCGTCTCTACCTTCTTCGCCGCGGTCGATTCTCTCTCGCTGGATTGCTTCTCTCACACCTCGGTGTGGGTTATCATCTGCAATTTTGAAAGATAAGAGAGAGGAATTGCTATGGACGGATGGCGATGGGAGTAAGGTTGTTGTGGGGTCGCTTACTCGGGTCGCGCCCGATAATGAGGGATTGCAATTGGAGTTAGGGGGAGATGGGTGTGGGCAATTGGACTCTGGGAAGGGAGAATGCGCAGGTTTGAAGGGGTCTAGATGTGGAAAGAATGTGGAATCTGGTAATCAATCTCATTTGGGTTTGATTGATGGAGAGGAGGATGATTTGTCGGTGAATTTGGAAGAAGGTTGCCTAAGCAAAGAATCGGTTTCGAATGAGTTGAAGGAGAGTGGGAGTAGGCAGGACCTGACGGGCAATACGTCAGCATGTTCGACGTCTAAGCAGACTGCTGTGTCGTCAG GAAGATGTATAGAGGATGCCTCTTTTAGCTTAGGTGTTGGAGCTGGCCTGGTTTTTCTTATCGCCAAGAGTAGAAATGAGTTCAATAAAATGATAGAGCTGCAGACCCAAATCGAAACTCTGCTTAATGACATTAAAGATGAAATGCGAAAGAAAGACATGAATTATCATCCTTCTGAGACAAATACTATTCTTGTGTATTCTGCTCCAGATTCCCATGGAGTTGAAAGAATGGATGAGCATCTTTCCATTCAAAATCATGGATCTTCTATCCATTTGAGAGGGGGGCATTCGGCAGTTGAATGTGTTCAATCTCCCAATTTCAGTTCAACTACTGAGAGTGAAAAGTATGTAGGAATGGATCAGTTGGAGGCGGAACTTGAGGCTGAATTGGAACGTCTGCAGCTCAACTTGGATGGTGAAGATTTGTCAGGACTTGGACAGCACCAGTACATTGAG ATGATTGTCGAGAATGCTGCTCCTGCCAGAATCTTTACCCAGAGATTCGAAGAGGATGATGAGCCTCAAGAATTTCATGGGAATAATGTATGTTATGGAGTTTCTCCGAACGAGCTCGAGAAAAGGCTACATGAGGTTCTTGAAACAAGACAGCAAGAGCGTATCGAAGAGCTAGAATCCGCCTTGGAATATGCCGAGCGCAAGCTTCGTGAGAAAGAGATGGAGATTCGTTGGTGGAAGGACAATGTACACTTCCTTTTGCAAGAAAAAACAGGCAGCAGTCGGATGCCTTTCGGGTAA